A window of the Poecile atricapillus isolate bPoeAtr1 chromosome 17, bPoeAtr1.hap1, whole genome shotgun sequence genome harbors these coding sequences:
- the SSTR2 gene encoding somatostatin receptor type 2, with product MELEFELPNATAFWFSPASPFDNFSLEAPTNTSQNATGQHFDLTSNAILTFIYFVVCIIGLCGNTLVIYVILRYAKMKTITNIYILNLAIADELFMLGLPFLAMQVALVHWPFGKALCRIVMTVDGINQFTSIFCLTVMSVDRYLAVVHPIKSAKWRRPRTAKMINVAVWGVSLLVIMPIMIYAGVQHNHGRSSCTIIWPGESGAWYTGFIIYAFILGFLVPLTIICLCYLFIIIKVKSSGIRVGSSKRKKSEKKVTRMVSIVVAVFIFCWLPFYIFNVSSVSVMIVPTPVLKGMFDFVVVLSYANSCANPILYAFLSDNFKKSFQNVLCLVKVSGMDEADRSDSKQDKSRLNETTETQRTLLNGDLQTSI from the coding sequence ATGGAGCTGGAGTTCGAGCTGCCCAATGCCACCGCCTTCTGGTTCTCCCCGGCGTCCCCCTTCGACAACTTCTCCCTGGAGGCGCCCACCAACACCTCCCAGAATGCCACGGGCCAGCACTTCGACCTGACCAGCAACGCCATCCTCACCTTCATCTACTTCGTGGTGTGCATCATCGGCCTGTGCGGGAACACGCTGGTCATCTACGTCATCCTCCGCTACGCCAAGATGAAAACCATCACCAACATCTACATCCTCAACCTGGCCATCGCAGACGAGCTCTTCATGCTGGGGCTGCCCTTCCTGGCCATGCAGGTGGCCCTGGTGCACTGGCCCTTCGGCAAAGCCCTCTGCAGGATCGTCATGACGGTGGATGGCATCAACCAGTTCACCAGTATCTTCTGCCTGACGGTTATGAGCGTTGACCGGTACCTGGCTGTCGTCCATCCCATCAAATCTGCCAAGTGGAGGCGGCCCAGGACAGCCAAAATGATCAACGTGGCCGTTTGGGGCGTCTCCCTGCTGGTGATCATGCCCATCATGATTTACGCCGGGGTGCAGCACAACCATGGCAGGAGTAGCTGCACCATCATCTGGCCGGGAGAGTCGGGCGCCTGGTACACGGGATTCATCATCTACGCCTTCATCCTGGGCTTCCTGGTGCCTCTCACCATTATCTGCCTTTGCTACCTGTTCATCATCATCAAAGTCAAGTCCTCGGGCATCAGGGTGGGCTCCTCCAAGAGGAAAAAGTCGGAGAAGAAAGTCACCAGGATGGTGTCCATCGTGGTCGCCGTCTTCATCTTCTGCTGGCTCCCCTTCTACATCTTCAACGTCTCCTCCGTGTCCGTCATGATCGTGCCCACGCCCGTCCTCAAGGGCATGTTCGACTTCGTGGTGGTCCTCAGCTACGCCAACAGCTGTGCCAACCCCATCCTCTACGCCTTCCTCTCCGACAACTTCAAGAAGAGCTTTCAGAACGTGCTGTGCCTGGTGAAGGTCAGCGGCATGGACGAGGCCGACCGCAGCGACAGCAAGCAGGACAAATCCCGGCTCAACGAGACCACGGAGACGCAGAGGACCCTGCTCAACGGTGACCTGCAGACGAGCATCTGA